From the genome of Planctomycetia bacterium, one region includes:
- a CDS encoding aspartate aminotransferase family protein, with protein MHQHSLSEKDQSLLPQAVQTLLAGFPLPEIDSNLDIPRLQSILEETAQKLHENYPYHHPLYIGQMLKPPHPLARWAYSLAMVLNPNNHALDGGRASSRMEKEAVAEIARMFGWNTHLGHLTSGGTFANLEALWVSRETHSGKSVVASEQAHYTHSRISAVLGIPFRKVAADAQGRMCLTSLQQQLKQGDIGTVVVTLGTTAAGAVDPLPAILQLQSKYGFRIHVDAAYGGYYTLCSKLDAPARAAFDALSQVDSLVIDPHKHGLQPYGCGCILFRDPAVGRYYRHDSPYTYFTSDEMHLGEISLECSRPGASAVALWATVQLLPLERNGAFAQSLDQCRQAALQLEAWLRKSKCFVPLLHPELDIVVWTVRSDSASEANSRAREFFDAAEKHDVYLALASFPRNMVEPAGAIKHWDQDNVTCLRSCLMKPEHLAWMPEILARLESTVQSLSWCS; from the coding sequence ATGCACCAACATTCGCTTTCTGAAAAAGATCAGTCACTGCTTCCTCAAGCCGTGCAAACCCTGCTGGCCGGGTTTCCGTTGCCAGAGATTGATTCAAATCTCGACATACCCAGGCTCCAGAGCATTCTGGAGGAAACAGCACAAAAGCTGCACGAAAACTATCCGTACCATCATCCGCTGTATATAGGCCAGATGCTGAAGCCGCCACATCCGCTCGCCAGGTGGGCCTATTCGCTCGCCATGGTGCTCAACCCCAACAACCATGCACTCGATGGCGGCCGGGCCAGTTCCCGCATGGAGAAGGAAGCAGTCGCGGAAATCGCCCGCATGTTCGGCTGGAACACGCACCTGGGCCATCTCACCAGCGGAGGTACCTTTGCCAATCTCGAAGCGCTTTGGGTCAGTCGTGAAACGCATTCCGGCAAATCAGTGGTGGCTTCCGAACAGGCTCATTACACGCATTCACGCATCTCAGCAGTCTTAGGCATTCCCTTTCGCAAAGTGGCTGCCGATGCACAAGGCAGGATGTGCTTAACGAGTCTCCAACAGCAATTGAAACAGGGCGACATTGGCACCGTGGTGGTCACCCTGGGCACAACCGCAGCGGGTGCGGTCGATCCGCTGCCTGCCATTCTGCAGTTGCAGAGCAAGTATGGTTTCCGCATTCATGTGGATGCCGCCTATGGTGGATATTACACGTTATGCAGCAAGCTGGATGCACCGGCTCGCGCCGCCTTCGATGCGTTGTCGCAGGTCGATTCCCTCGTGATCGATCCCCACAAGCATGGCTTGCAGCCTTACGGCTGTGGCTGCATCCTGTTTCGTGATCCCGCCGTGGGGCGTTACTACCGTCACGATTCACCCTACACGTATTTCACATCTGATGAAATGCATCTGGGTGAAATATCGCTCGAATGTTCCCGGCCTGGTGCGTCAGCGGTTGCCTTGTGGGCCACCGTGCAACTGTTGCCTTTGGAACGAAACGGTGCATTCGCTCAATCGCTCGATCAGTGTCGTCAGGCTGCATTGCAGCTTGAAGCCTGGTTGCGAAAATCGAAGTGTTTCGTGCCACTGCTCCATCCGGAGCTCGATATCGTTGTTTGGACGGTGCGCAGTGATTCCGCCAGCGAAGCCAACAGCCGGGCACGTGAATTCTTCGATGCTGCTGAAAAACACGATGTCTATCTCGCACTGGCAAGTTTTCCTAGAAACATGGTGGAACCTGCGGGTGCGATCAAACACTGGGATCAGGATAACGTCACCTGCCTGCGCAGTTGCCTGATGAAGCCGGAACATCTTGCCTGGATGCCGGAGATTCTTGCTCGTCTGGAATCAACTGTTCAAAGTTTATCGTGGTGTAGTTGA
- a CDS encoding IS5/IS1182 family transposase has product ISWLHQFRRLRVRYERRDDIHEAFMLLGCIVICGYFL; this is encoded by the coding sequence CCATCAGTTGGCTACATCAATTTCGACGCTTACGGGTTCGCTATGAACGACGCGATGACATCCACGAAGCGTTCATGCTACTCGGGTGCATCGTCATCTGCGGCTATTTCCTCTAA